One Mycolicibacterium fortuitum subsp. fortuitum genomic window carries:
- a CDS encoding SDR family oxidoreductase — translation MGEPRSVVITGASRGLGFASATRLYREGWRVIAAMRSPDTGMALLRQATGTGDDDDRLIGVQLDLTDAESIAAAAKSIEEIVGAPHAVVHNAGISAAGMVEETPPDLWERMFATNVFGPVALTKALLPSMRRAGRGRIVLISSAAGVRGMPATAPYSAVKGALERWGESMAGEVAPFGIGVSILVTGTYDTEIITDAGTTDVRDLDGPYARHHSTMDRRGRAMMKRAARPPEQFAAGLVKALGSTKPFVKTAVGPDARMLLIANRLLPAAGLHQMTRLMMGIPRFGALRGEGADHG, via the coding sequence ATGGGTGAGCCTCGCAGTGTCGTCATCACCGGGGCCTCCCGCGGACTCGGCTTCGCATCGGCCACGCGCCTTTATCGCGAGGGGTGGCGCGTGATCGCTGCGATGCGCTCACCGGACACGGGGATGGCGTTGCTGCGCCAGGCAACGGGAACTGGCGACGACGATGACAGGCTGATCGGTGTCCAACTCGATCTGACGGACGCGGAGTCGATTGCCGCGGCGGCCAAGTCCATCGAGGAAATCGTCGGCGCGCCGCATGCGGTGGTGCACAACGCGGGGATCTCGGCGGCCGGGATGGTCGAGGAGACGCCGCCGGATCTGTGGGAACGCATGTTCGCGACCAACGTCTTCGGCCCGGTGGCGCTCACCAAGGCCCTTCTGCCGTCCATGCGGAGGGCCGGGCGGGGTCGCATCGTGCTGATCTCCAGTGCCGCCGGTGTGCGTGGAATGCCTGCAACAGCACCGTATTCGGCGGTCAAGGGGGCGCTGGAACGGTGGGGCGAGTCGATGGCCGGGGAGGTCGCGCCGTTCGGGATCGGCGTCTCCATCCTGGTCACCGGAACCTATGACACGGAGATCATCACCGATGCGGGCACGACAGACGTGCGTGACCTGGACGGACCGTACGCCCGCCACCACAGCACCATGGACAGACGGGGGCGGGCCATGATGAAGCGTGCGGCCCGACCGCCTGAGCAATTCGCGGCGGGGCTGGTGAAGGCACTCGGCAGTACGAAGCCGTTCGTCAAGACAGCAGTCGGGCCGGATGCGCGAATGTTGTTGATCGCCAACCGCTTGTTGCCCGCGGCCGGCCTGCACCAGATGACCCGGCTGATGATGGGCATCCCGCGGTTCGGCGCACTCCGAGGGGAAGGCGCAGACCATGGCTGA
- a CDS encoding mycofactocin-coupled SDR family oxidoreductase: MTGKLDGKVAFITGAARGQGRAHALAMAREGADIIAVDICRDIPSNPYPLATADDLAETERAVKELGRRIVARVADVRERHELRDAVEAGIADLGKIDIVVANAGILPMAMGTPDPMQFVDASDVDLVGVMNTVAVTVPHLPDGSSIIVTGSTAGMIRGTTDNPNMGPGGAGYGWSKRVIIEYVEEMSLHLAPKMIRVNAIHPTNCNTHLLQNDGMYSMFRPDLTAEGKKATREDAEPLFTIFQAMPIPYIEPEDMANLGVFLASDDSRYITGQQIRVDGGSLLKWPNGPGR; the protein is encoded by the coding sequence ATGACCGGAAAGCTCGATGGCAAGGTTGCTTTCATCACCGGTGCCGCCCGCGGGCAGGGGCGAGCGCATGCGCTCGCGATGGCCCGCGAAGGAGCCGACATCATCGCCGTCGACATCTGTCGCGACATCCCGTCAAACCCGTACCCGCTGGCCACCGCCGACGACCTGGCCGAAACCGAAAGGGCCGTCAAGGAACTCGGCCGTCGCATCGTCGCCCGGGTCGCCGACGTCCGGGAGCGCCACGAACTGCGCGACGCGGTCGAGGCGGGCATCGCCGACCTCGGCAAGATCGACATCGTGGTCGCCAACGCCGGCATCCTGCCGATGGCCATGGGGACGCCGGATCCGATGCAGTTCGTCGATGCCTCCGACGTCGACCTGGTCGGTGTGATGAACACCGTCGCCGTTACCGTCCCACACCTGCCCGACGGTTCGTCGATCATCGTCACCGGTTCCACCGCCGGCATGATCCGGGGCACCACCGACAACCCCAACATGGGTCCGGGCGGCGCGGGCTATGGGTGGAGCAAGCGCGTCATCATCGAGTATGTCGAAGAGATGAGCCTGCACCTGGCCCCGAAGATGATCCGGGTCAACGCGATTCACCCGACCAACTGCAACACCCACCTGCTGCAGAACGACGGCATGTATTCGATGTTCCGGCCCGATCTCACCGCCGAGGGCAAGAAGGCCACCCGCGAGGATGCCGAGCCGTTGTTCACGATCTTCCAGGCGATGCCGATCCCGTACATCGAACCCGAGGACATGGCCAACCTCGGGGTGTTCCTGGCCAGTGATGACAGCCGCTACATCACCGGACAGCAGATCCGTGTCGACGGCGGTTCACTCCTGAAGTGGCCCAACGGACCTGGCCGCTAG
- a CDS encoding aldehyde dehydrogenase family protein → MADFETRMLIDGKLVDGEAGTFANINPANEQALGEVSNASKADMRRAIDAARRSFDETGWSTDHQLRKRCLEQLHEAIEGELEELREELIAEAGAPRAVTHGPQLDAPLADGLKYPARLIEAFPWETDLGDTVVSVTGVNTTRKVWHESVGVVGAITPWNFPFEVTINKLGQALATGNTVVLKPAPDTPFNATRLGRLIAENTDIPAGVVNVVTASDHLVGEELTLSPKVDMISFTGSTAVGKRIMEKGAATMKRLFLELGGKSATIVLEDLDDTAFNSACLIGIGPLMHAGQGCAAPTRMLLPRSRYNEGVAILKAIYENIAPGDPQDPGTLCGPVISAKQQSRILGYIRKGVEEGATMLVGSTEAPEQFDKGFWVKPTLFTDVDNSMTIAQEEIFGPVLVVIPYEDEDDAVRIANDSPYGLAGNVMSSSLDRSLAVARRLRAGFIGLNGTAGYGADTPFGGYKNSGVGRQNGIAGFEQYTEIKSVAYPAG, encoded by the coding sequence ATGGCTGACTTCGAGACGCGAATGTTGATCGACGGCAAGCTCGTCGACGGTGAGGCCGGCACCTTCGCCAACATCAACCCGGCGAACGAACAGGCCCTCGGCGAGGTCTCGAACGCCTCGAAGGCCGACATGAGGCGGGCCATCGATGCCGCCCGTCGATCATTCGACGAGACCGGCTGGTCCACCGACCATCAACTCCGAAAGCGGTGCCTCGAACAACTGCACGAGGCGATCGAGGGCGAATTGGAGGAGTTGCGCGAGGAACTCATCGCCGAGGCCGGTGCCCCACGCGCCGTCACGCACGGCCCACAACTGGACGCTCCACTCGCCGACGGTCTCAAGTACCCGGCCAGGCTCATCGAGGCATTCCCCTGGGAGACGGATCTCGGCGACACCGTCGTCTCGGTCACCGGCGTCAACACCACCCGCAAGGTGTGGCATGAGTCCGTGGGCGTGGTCGGCGCGATCACGCCGTGGAACTTCCCGTTCGAGGTCACGATCAACAAGCTCGGGCAGGCGTTGGCGACGGGAAACACCGTGGTGCTCAAGCCCGCACCCGACACGCCGTTCAACGCGACCCGGCTCGGCCGGCTCATCGCCGAGAACACCGATATCCCGGCGGGTGTGGTGAATGTCGTGACGGCATCGGACCACCTCGTCGGCGAAGAACTGACCCTGTCACCCAAGGTCGACATGATCTCGTTCACCGGCTCCACGGCGGTGGGCAAGCGGATCATGGAAAAGGGTGCCGCGACGATGAAGCGGCTGTTCCTCGAGCTCGGGGGCAAGTCCGCGACGATCGTGTTGGAGGACTTGGATGACACAGCGTTCAACTCCGCATGTTTGATCGGAATCGGCCCGTTGATGCACGCCGGGCAGGGCTGCGCCGCGCCTACCCGAATGCTGTTGCCGCGTTCGCGTTACAACGAAGGCGTCGCGATCCTCAAGGCCATCTACGAGAACATCGCCCCCGGTGATCCGCAGGATCCCGGAACCCTCTGCGGTCCGGTCATCTCGGCCAAGCAGCAGTCACGCATCTTGGGCTACATCAGGAAAGGCGTCGAGGAAGGCGCCACGATGCTGGTGGGCAGCACCGAGGCGCCCGAGCAGTTCGACAAGGGATTCTGGGTCAAACCAACACTTTTCACCGATGTGGACAACTCGATGACGATCGCGCAGGAGGAGATCTTCGGTCCGGTATTGGTCGTCATCCCCTACGAGGACGAAGACGACGCCGTCCGGATCGCCAACGACAGCCCTTACGGACTCGCCGGCAACGTGATGTCGAGCTCGCTGGACCGCTCGCTCGCCGTCGCACGCCGCCTGCGGGCCGGGTTCATCGGGCTCAACGGCACCGCGGGTTATGGCGCAGACACACCGTTCGGCGGCTACAAGAACAGCGGCGTGGGACGCCAGAACGGTATCGCGGGATTCGAGCAGTACACCGAGATCAAGTCCGTCGCCTACCCGGCCGGCTAG
- a CDS encoding ABC transporter substrate-binding protein: MSYESTAQPIKVGYLMDFTLPPGFPEELMASFTQTFDLVFEEAVEQGLMDRPVQMIYREVEGLPKGSVKAVIDAYGELVDEGCLVVFGPNITDNCVPLREAIEERFKVPAISVTGTDDWLGEWTFAFPQGSMTDEPIFLADLVSKRGLTDIGVLVEQSLIGDSYLKNLRTACARKGIRIVAEAAIAQTAQDINAAVSTLHEAKAEAIVHLGFGFGIVFINPALEAVNWDPPRFTTTAFQNAWVNPIMWNAFLGWVGVDQYDEANSVGQDWLDRYAQRYNGSRPEYCVTVVNHDVAATLVRAFSDAHPLSPRGVKEALERVKMMPAASGAPGTRVSLGKWTRRAWMGSGYLVARTLDSDGVNSHLVDRFGEA, encoded by the coding sequence ATGTCGTACGAGAGCACAGCGCAGCCCATCAAGGTCGGCTATCTGATGGACTTCACCTTGCCGCCGGGCTTCCCTGAAGAACTGATGGCCTCGTTCACCCAGACGTTTGACCTGGTGTTCGAGGAGGCCGTCGAGCAAGGGTTGATGGATCGCCCCGTGCAGATGATCTACCGCGAGGTGGAAGGGCTGCCCAAGGGTTCGGTCAAGGCGGTCATCGACGCCTATGGCGAGCTCGTCGACGAGGGTTGCCTGGTGGTGTTCGGACCGAACATCACCGACAACTGCGTGCCGCTGCGGGAAGCGATCGAGGAGCGCTTCAAGGTGCCGGCGATCAGCGTCACGGGAACTGACGACTGGCTCGGGGAGTGGACGTTCGCGTTCCCACAGGGATCGATGACCGACGAACCCATCTTCCTGGCGGACCTGGTCTCCAAGCGGGGCCTGACCGACATCGGCGTACTGGTCGAACAGAGCCTCATCGGGGACAGCTATCTGAAGAACCTACGAACTGCATGTGCCCGCAAGGGTATTCGGATAGTCGCCGAAGCCGCGATCGCGCAGACCGCCCAGGACATCAATGCCGCGGTGAGTACGCTGCACGAAGCGAAGGCCGAGGCGATCGTGCATCTCGGTTTCGGTTTCGGCATCGTCTTCATCAACCCGGCGCTCGAGGCCGTCAACTGGGATCCACCGCGGTTCACCACCACCGCATTCCAGAACGCCTGGGTCAACCCGATCATGTGGAACGCGTTTCTGGGCTGGGTCGGAGTCGATCAGTACGACGAGGCGAACTCGGTCGGACAGGACTGGCTTGACCGATATGCCCAGCGGTACAACGGAAGTCGTCCCGAGTACTGCGTCACGGTGGTCAATCACGACGTCGCTGCCACGTTGGTGCGGGCCTTCAGTGATGCCCACCCGCTGAGCCCGCGCGGGGTCAAAGAAGCACTCGAGCGCGTGAAGATGATGCCGGCCGCCTCCGGTGCACCCGGAACCCGCGTGTCCCTGGGGAAGTGGACACGGCGGGCATGGATGGGATCGGGCTACCTGGTGGCCCGGACGCTGGATTCGGACGGCGTCAACTCGCACCTGGTCGATCGTTTCGGGGAGGCCTGA
- a CDS encoding cytochrome P450, which produces MADFETVDFFTDPTLVPDPYPYFDHLRSKCPVAHATPFNVLAVTGYDEALAVYRDPAFSSCVSVAGPFSGMPIAPGECDDVTDLIEEHRLAVPMGEHITSQDPPLHTRTRGLMNKLITPKRLKENEDFMWRLADQQLDTFVDRGSAEFLADYAKPFSLLVIADLLGVPGEDHEEFKAAFALETVGELGKEAPTTHNPLQWLNDKFYAYIEDRRRSPREDVLTELALAKYEDGSTPDIEDVMNLSTFLFAAGTETTTKLVSSAVRFIADNPGFETMLRDDRGRIPSFLEETLRLESPVKSHFRMASKTTSIGDVAVPAGSTVMVLPGACNRDERKFADPNTFQPDRTNVREQIAFIRGVHSCPGAPLARAEGRISLNRILDRMSDITISTEHHGPAEDRRYTYEPTFIMRGLSELHIEFKPAA; this is translated from the coding sequence GTGGCCGACTTCGAGACAGTGGATTTCTTCACCGACCCGACGCTGGTGCCCGACCCGTACCCCTACTTCGATCATCTGCGGTCCAAGTGTCCTGTCGCGCATGCCACTCCGTTCAACGTCTTGGCAGTGACGGGCTATGACGAGGCGCTCGCCGTCTACAGGGACCCGGCGTTCTCGTCGTGCGTATCGGTGGCGGGGCCGTTCTCGGGGATGCCGATCGCGCCGGGCGAGTGCGATGACGTCACCGACTTGATCGAGGAGCACCGGCTCGCAGTCCCGATGGGCGAGCACATCACCTCACAGGATCCTCCGCTTCACACCCGCACACGCGGTCTGATGAACAAGCTGATCACGCCCAAGCGCCTCAAGGAGAACGAGGACTTCATGTGGCGGCTGGCAGATCAGCAACTCGACACCTTCGTCGACCGCGGCTCAGCCGAGTTCCTCGCCGATTACGCCAAGCCGTTCTCCCTCTTGGTCATTGCCGATCTCCTGGGCGTTCCGGGTGAGGATCACGAGGAGTTCAAGGCGGCGTTCGCGCTGGAGACCGTCGGCGAGCTCGGTAAGGAAGCGCCGACGACCCACAATCCTCTCCAGTGGCTCAATGACAAGTTCTACGCCTACATCGAGGACCGCAGGCGCTCACCGCGCGAGGACGTGCTGACCGAGCTCGCCCTGGCCAAGTACGAAGACGGCTCGACGCCCGACATCGAGGACGTCATGAACCTGTCGACGTTCCTGTTCGCGGCGGGTACGGAGACCACGACGAAACTGGTCAGCTCGGCGGTCCGATTCATCGCCGACAACCCGGGATTCGAGACGATGCTGCGCGACGATCGCGGCCGGATTCCGTCGTTCCTCGAAGAGACGCTACGGCTGGAGAGCCCGGTCAAATCGCATTTCCGGATGGCCAGCAAGACCACCAGCATCGGTGACGTCGCGGTTCCTGCCGGGTCGACGGTGATGGTGCTGCCCGGGGCGTGCAACCGTGACGAACGTAAGTTCGCAGACCCCAATACCTTTCAGCCCGATCGTACGAACGTGCGCGAACAGATCGCGTTCATCCGGGGTGTGCATTCCTGCCCGGGCGCGCCACTGGCACGCGCGGAAGGGCGGATCTCGCTGAACCGGATCTTGGACCGGATGTCCGACATCACGATCTCCACCGAGCACCACGGACCGGCCGAGGACCGGCGATACACCTACGAGCCGACGTTCATCATGCGAGGGCTCAGCGAGCTTCACATCGAATTCAAACCCGCCGCCTGA
- a CDS encoding spirocyclase AveC family protein has product MTTKESVATETKAARPSRKGPNWGRVIALLAWLGFLGLFVAVGRTDVDPRVANLNVEGRPRPVGFLTAFDHWQIIPQVGAVIIVVVFTTMFIVGWRKNPGSPVLLMVLCTTLIVWQDPIMNWSPYAVYNPMLLHWPENWYLIMMSPTVEPFIVFGYVLFYFGPYFPGIWILRKLQAKRGPEAFVSRHPLISLGALVLVIGFIFDAILEVSLVRTGLYIYSQAIPFGTLFPGSTFQFPLIWESLSVTFVMIPAAILVYRDDTGKSVAEKLAAKAKLFPSKPVLGTFLVMFAIINVSYFAYGGWFWVIKASGAATSVACPWPFPEAKIYDPQGYYRANGAEGPYSVGKWSTWQQGPSRNPDVALGSKSNRCASENQNG; this is encoded by the coding sequence ATGACCACCAAAGAATCCGTAGCGACCGAGACGAAGGCCGCTCGTCCGTCGCGCAAGGGACCGAACTGGGGCCGGGTGATCGCCCTGCTTGCTTGGCTCGGCTTTCTCGGCTTGTTCGTCGCGGTCGGTCGCACGGACGTCGACCCGCGGGTGGCCAACCTGAACGTTGAGGGGCGGCCACGTCCCGTCGGATTCCTGACCGCGTTCGATCACTGGCAGATCATCCCGCAGGTGGGCGCCGTGATCATCGTCGTGGTGTTCACCACCATGTTCATCGTCGGCTGGCGGAAAAACCCCGGCAGCCCGGTGCTGCTCATGGTTCTGTGCACGACGCTGATCGTCTGGCAGGACCCGATCATGAACTGGTCGCCTTACGCGGTGTACAACCCGATGCTGCTGCACTGGCCAGAGAACTGGTACCTGATCATGATGTCGCCGACGGTGGAACCGTTCATCGTCTTCGGCTACGTGTTGTTCTACTTCGGGCCGTACTTCCCGGGGATCTGGATCCTGCGCAAGCTGCAGGCCAAGCGCGGCCCGGAGGCGTTCGTCAGCCGACACCCCCTGATCAGTTTGGGTGCACTGGTTTTGGTCATCGGCTTCATCTTCGATGCCATCCTGGAGGTCAGCCTGGTCCGAACCGGGCTGTACATCTACTCGCAGGCGATCCCGTTCGGAACGTTGTTCCCCGGCAGCACCTTCCAGTTCCCGCTGATCTGGGAATCGCTCTCGGTGACCTTCGTGATGATTCCGGCGGCCATCCTCGTCTATCGCGACGACACCGGAAAGTCGGTGGCGGAGAAGCTCGCGGCGAAGGCGAAGCTCTTCCCGAGCAAGCCGGTCCTCGGCACGTTCCTGGTGATGTTCGCGATCATCAATGTGTCGTACTTCGCCTACGGCGGATGGTTCTGGGTCATCAAGGCGAGCGGCGCGGCGACCTCCGTCGCCTGCCCGTGGCCCTTCCCCGAAGCCAAGATCTATGACCCGCAAGGCTATTACCGGGCGAACGGAGCCGAGGGACCGTACTCGGTAGGCAAGTGGTCCACCTGGCAACAGGGCCCGTCTCGCAACCCCGACGTCGCGCTGGGTTCGAAGAGCAATCGGTGCGCATCGGAGAACCAGAATGGGTGA
- a CDS encoding CbbQ/NirQ/NorQ/GpvN family protein produces MANESGLAHQNGASSQALSARPYYQPVGDEEVVFKAAYRQGLSLVLKGPTGCGKTRFVEAMAHDLGRPLITVACHDDLTTADLVGRYLLRGDETVWVDGPLTRAVREGAICYLDEVVEARQDTTVVLHPLSDYRRQLPIERLGVTLDAAPGFGLVMSYNPGYQSVLKDLKDSTRQRMVAIEFGFPAPDVEEGIIAHEAGVDHSTAVELVRFGQAIRRLETGGLREVASTRVLIAAGRLIAEGLPVALAARVAIAGPLTDDVAVGRGLHEMIDVYLGGSAPGD; encoded by the coding sequence ATGGCCAACGAGTCCGGACTCGCTCACCAGAACGGCGCCAGTTCACAGGCTCTCAGTGCGCGTCCCTACTATCAGCCGGTCGGTGACGAGGAAGTCGTGTTCAAGGCGGCCTACCGTCAGGGGCTGTCGCTGGTGTTGAAGGGACCGACGGGGTGCGGCAAGACGCGTTTCGTCGAGGCGATGGCCCATGACCTCGGGCGTCCGTTGATCACCGTCGCCTGCCACGACGACCTGACCACCGCCGACCTGGTCGGCCGGTATCTGCTGCGCGGTGACGAGACGGTCTGGGTGGACGGGCCGCTGACCCGGGCGGTGCGGGAGGGTGCCATCTGCTACCTCGACGAGGTGGTCGAAGCCCGGCAGGACACCACCGTGGTGTTGCATCCGCTGTCCGACTACCGGCGGCAGTTGCCCATCGAGCGTCTCGGCGTCACCTTGGACGCCGCACCGGGTTTCGGCCTGGTCATGTCCTACAACCCGGGCTATCAAAGCGTTCTGAAAGATCTCAAGGACTCGACGCGCCAGCGGATGGTGGCCATCGAGTTCGGGTTTCCGGCTCCCGATGTCGAAGAGGGGATCATTGCCCACGAGGCGGGCGTGGATCATTCCACGGCCGTGGAGTTGGTGCGGTTCGGGCAGGCCATCCGGCGACTGGAGACCGGAGGGTTGCGCGAAGTCGCATCGACCCGCGTGTTGATCGCAGCTGGCCGGCTCATCGCCGAGGGGTTGCCGGTCGCGCTGGCGGCCAGGGTGGCGATCGCCGGGCCCTTGACCGACGACGTCGCGGTGGGCCGCGGTCTTCACGAGATGATCGACGTCTACCTGGGCGGATCCGCGCCGGGTGATTGA
- a CDS encoding cytochrome P450, with the protein MSQLFDDLEDFGSFDDAVSGDVRDPFPELARLRREEPIQRIDMSAMPGEAGLPVFIVYRYEDAQQMLRDNLTFSSSGVIAAFGPVLGERVMLGMDEPVHGRLRSLVSKAFSQKALARWEDELVGRVANELIDKFASDGKVDLVKAFTFDYPSRIIAGLLGLPEKDYPQFQRWSISLLSWIMNPERGLAASAALCEYFAPILQARRAEPKDDMISLLAEAEIDGEKLTDEEIFSFLRLLLPAGVETTYRSLGNLLFGLLSDTTQLDAVREDRSLLAQAIEEAVRWNPPLLTITRTATCDTVLGGVHIPAGCSVMPMLGSANRQEDRWENPDQFDIFRTAKGNLGWGHGVHVCLGMHLARLEMRTAVNLLLDRLPNLRLDPDGGDPHIRGQVFRSPTSLPVLFDPAGA; encoded by the coding sequence TTGTCGCAATTATTTGACGACCTGGAGGACTTCGGCTCGTTCGACGACGCCGTATCGGGAGACGTCCGGGATCCGTTCCCCGAGCTGGCCCGGCTTCGGCGTGAGGAGCCAATTCAGCGGATCGACATGTCGGCGATGCCGGGTGAGGCCGGTCTACCGGTATTTATTGTCTACCGCTACGAGGATGCCCAGCAGATGCTGCGCGACAACCTGACGTTCTCGTCGTCGGGCGTCATCGCAGCATTCGGCCCGGTGCTCGGCGAGCGCGTGATGCTGGGCATGGACGAACCGGTGCACGGCCGGCTGCGGTCGTTGGTGTCGAAGGCGTTCTCGCAAAAGGCCTTGGCGCGTTGGGAAGACGAGCTGGTGGGCCGCGTCGCAAACGAGCTCATCGACAAGTTCGCATCCGACGGCAAGGTCGACCTGGTGAAAGCATTCACATTCGACTATCCGAGCCGGATCATCGCGGGCTTGCTGGGACTGCCGGAAAAGGACTACCCCCAGTTCCAGCGCTGGTCCATCTCGCTGCTGAGTTGGATCATGAATCCCGAACGCGGACTGGCGGCGTCAGCGGCGCTGTGCGAGTACTTCGCCCCGATCCTTCAGGCCCGCCGGGCCGAGCCGAAGGACGACATGATCAGCCTGCTCGCCGAGGCCGAGATCGACGGCGAGAAGCTCACCGACGAGGAGATCTTCTCGTTCCTCCGACTGTTGCTCCCTGCCGGCGTGGAAACCACCTACCGGTCACTGGGCAATCTTCTGTTCGGATTACTCTCGGACACAACGCAACTGGACGCAGTGCGGGAAGACCGGTCACTCCTGGCACAGGCCATCGAGGAAGCGGTGCGCTGGAATCCGCCGCTGCTGACCATCACCCGGACCGCCACCTGCGACACCGTACTCGGCGGAGTACACATCCCCGCAGGCTGTTCGGTGATGCCGATGCTCGGCTCGGCGAATCGGCAGGAAGATCGGTGGGAGAACCCCGACCAATTCGACATCTTCCGCACCGCAAAGGGCAACCTCGGTTGGGGTCACGGTGTGCACGTGTGCCTGGGCATGCATCTGGCGCGTCTGGAAATGCGCACGGCCGTCAATCTTCTACTGGATCGACTACCGAACCTACGGCTGGACCCGGACGGAGGCGACCCGCACATCCGAGGACAGGTCTTCCGTTCGCCGACTTCGCTGCCCGTCCTCTTCGACCCGGCAGGAGCGTGA